CCCTCAATTCTTGGATGAAAAATATAATCTGAGAGGTATGACGCATTCTGTTCATATCTGAGAAAAACAACCGAACTAAACTTTCTATAATTCTTATTGGCAAATCCTCACCTTTTTGCTAAAATAATATTTTGTGGCTCATCCTTTTTGGGGATTGAGCGGGTAGGGAGAGGGCAGTTTTATAGGAAGATTATATGAAGGAACGTAAAGGTATTTTTCAGTTAAAGGATCATGATACCTCGTTCAAGCAAGAGATAATGGCCGGAGCGATAGGTTATTTTACGATTGTGTACATTATCGCAGTAAATGCACTCATTCTTTCTGAAGCTGGAATTCCATTCGAAGGGGCAGTCATGGCAACCATACTGGCTTCCTTTGTCGGATGTTTGGTGATGGCCTTTTGGGCGAATGCACCAATTCTTCTGGTTCCGGGGATGGGCATCAATGCGATGTTTACATTCACTCTGGTTAAATCTTCAGGTTTGACGTGGCAGGAAGCTTTAGCTGTCGTAGTTGTTTCGGGGATACTCTTCATGATCATTGCGTTTACTAAGCTTTCTAAAGTATTATCGGAAGCCATCCCGAAGACATTGAAAGAGGCGATTACAGTAGGCCTCGGTATGTTTTTAATGTTCATCGGTCTTGAAAAGGGCGGTCTGATCCAACGCGGGGACTCAGCTCTCATTACGATCGGAGACTTTGGGGAACTTAAGGTGCTCGCTACCGTGCTCACCTTTTTGGTAACGATTTTCCTTTTTATTCGCAACGTAAAAGGTCAATTTTTATGGAGTATCGCATTTGGAACAATGTTAGGGTTTATCTTTGGCATTGAACCTTCTATTTCCGGCAGTACGTTTCACTTGAGTGAATACGGTCAGGTATTTGGACAGATTTCATTTGATGCCGTTTTGGAAATACCCTTTTGGATTGCTGTGTTTTCCGTAACGATGGTACTGGTATTTGAGAACATCGGACTGATACACGGCCATGTAGACATGATCGGACAGCCTCAAAAGTATCCAAAAGCCTTTCAAGCAAATGCTTTTTCCGCATTTACCTCGGGTTTCTTTGGAACGAGTCCAACTGTATCGACGGTTGAAAGTGCAGCAGCGATGACAGCCGGGGGAAGAACTGGCCTGACCTCGCTTACAACCGGGGTATTATTCCTTGGATCTGTCTTATTCATTCCGTATTTAAAATGGATTCCGGATCATGCGATCGCCCCGATCCTCATCATTATTGGAGGATTGATGATACAAAATATCCGTCATATGGATCTTAGAGATCTGACGGAAGCATTTCCGGCCATCTTCATCATTGCGATGATTCCGTTTACCTATAGCATTGCAGATGGTATAGCAATCGGGTTCATCATGTATCCGATCTTGAAAATGGCTACAGGTAAAGCAAGAGAAGTATCCATACCGCTTTACATTATTGCCGGATTATTCTTAATGAACTTCTTTGTTCATTCAATACATTGATGTAAATACTGAGTAAGGAGGCGACATGGCTGTCGTCTCTTTTTTGCATTTTATCGCCAAGTATCTGCTAACTGTTCCACGAATATTCTGACGTGTGACAAAATGCTGTTAAAACATCCATTAATATACATATTTTGTAGACTTTCCACATATTTCTTGATAATATTAAGGAAAAATAAATCGAAATAACCACTTTTAATACATATATTGGTTACGTGCAGGACGAGGGCAGGGGTGGAAAACATGGAAGTATTTGTGGCGAGGCAGCCGATTTTTGATGTGAATGAGGAAAAGGCAGCCTACGAGCTTCTTTACAGACAAAGTCAACTGAATATGTTTCCTGATATAGATGGAGACACAGCGACAGCGGATGTCATCATTAATAGTTTTCTAAATATAGGAATCGATTCATTATCTTCGGGGAAACCTTGTTTCATAAACTTCACTGAAAATCTACTGAAATTACGGGTCCCTACTTATTTTAATCCAAGGGAAATCGTGGTGGAAATTCTTGAGTCTGTTGAGCCGAGCAGGGGTGTGGTGGAAATCTGCCTTGAATTGAAGAAACTCGGGTATAAGATTGCTTTGGATGATTTTATCTTCAATGAATCGAATCCATTCAGTAAAGAGCTTATGAGGACAGCCGATTTTATTAAAGTTGATTTCCAGGCCACGACTGAGGAAATGAGAAGAAATATAGAGGTATTATCCAATCTATTGGGATATAAGATGATCGCTGAAAAGGTCGAGACCGAGCTGCAGTACAAGGAGGCAAGACAGAAGGGGTACCATTATTTCCAAGGATACTTCTTTAGTAAGCCGAAGATTATCGCGTCCCACGATGTACCGGTCTATTTTCATTCCTACTATTCGATCATTCAAAGCCTCGAAATGTCAGAGCCCAGCATTGATGTGATCAGTGGTTTGATCGAGCAGGATCTATCTCTTTCTTACAAACTCTTAAAGCTCATTAATTCACCGGCATACCGTCCTAAACATAAAATTCATTCTATCCGGCAAGCAATCGTGTTACTCGGATTAATGGAGATCAAAAGGTGGATATACGTGCTGGCTGTAAGGGAGCAGGTAGCACACAGGAGAAAATTGGAAAATGAAGTGATTACTTTATGTCTGACGAGAGCCAAAATGTGTGAGCTTGCAGCGAAGAAAGTAAAAGGCCCCGTTAATACATCCAGTTATTTTCTGGCCGGTATGTTTTCCCTGATGGATACCATCCTATCGGTTCCGATGATGCAGATACTCGAAGATTTACCGTTGAATGATGAAATTTGTGATGCATTGATCGGTAAATCAAATGAATTGAAGGATATGCTCGAATTGGTCATTTCAATCGAAAAGGCTGATTGGGTCGATCTCGACAAGAAAATGAGTTCATTAAATCTGACTGAGCAGGATATATCCGAAAGTTACCAGCAAGCCTGTCAATGGGCAGAAGAGCTGCTTACACAGGAACTTACCCATTGATTGGTTACCATACCGGTTTATAGGAACCGGGTTTTAAGAATTTCCTTTGCGGTTTGATATAACGTTTCAATTCCATCAGTAAAAGCCGTTGTACTTTCCTTGAGGTGACTTGTTTTGCAATATCTGCAGGGTAAGGATAAATGCCAACCGAATTAAATCGAACTCTGAACAGGCCTTCTTGCAGAAGGTCTTTATTCTGGTCCATTATCCTGCAAAAGACAAGTACATCGCGTGAGTTGTATTCATCCCCCGCATCGCTCACTTCTTTCACTTGAAACCGAAATAGTAATTCATCCATCGTATCCCCACCTCACTCATTCTCCCAATCCAAAACAGTACAAGTAAAGTGTAACTGTTTTCGCAATTATTTTCAGTAAAAAACAGGGTCATAGAACACATCTTGGATTCAATGTAGTAAACTGATAAAGAGTGGTTATAGCACATTGCCAAATGAAATGGTTTATGGCAAGCTTAAGTTAAAATTAGATTTTATTAGAAGGTGACTCATTGATTCCTAAACAGATTCTGATGAAATCACCAGCAGTGTTTATCATACCCAAAAAATAAATAATAGTCTGATAGATTGTAAGTTACGGAGGTCTTCATGATGAAACTGAATCTTATTAAATGCCACGGTTCTGGAAATGACTTTTTACTGATCGATGAAATTTCAAATCGCTATAGTTTTACAGAAGAAGCAAGACAAAACCTTGCCATATCGTTATGCGACAGACAAAAAGGTTTAGGAGCGGATGGTATACTGTTTGTCCTGGATAGCATGCGCTGTGATGCTGTAATGAGGGTTTTTAATGCAGATGGTTCTGAAGCTTCCATGTGTGGAAATGGTCTCAGATGTGTCGGTCGGTATGTTTGTGAATTATTGGATAAAGAAGAGATTGTCATTGAAACGATGAAAGCTGATTTAAGAGTCGCTGCAGCACCTGCTATCTATGACGATATCCCGACTTATAACGTGGAAATCTCTCCAGTGTATTTTGATCTTGATAAAGTACCGATGAATATGAATTTTTCCCAAGTAATAGATCAAAAGATTCCTGAAATATCGGATCGTTTACACTTTACGGTATTAGCTGTTCCGAATCCGCATTTAATCAGTATTGTGGATGCAGACACAATCATTTCCAATGAACAGAAAATGATTTCAGAAACGGTCAATGGACCGAATAATCTCTTCCCGGACGGGGTGAATGTAAGTTTTGTGCACACCTTGGAGAAAGGCTCCATCTATGTCCGTACATTTGAACGGGGGGTCGGATTCACTAATGCATGCGGTACTGCCATGTCAGCATCAAGTCTGGTCACATGTCTGCTTGGCCAGAATGGATTTGGTGATAAAATTGATGTGTATAATAATGGCGGTAAGGTTCGAGTAGTGGTGAACCGTAAAGAAAACGGTGAGTACTTTATGGAATTAATCGGAAATGCCACCTATATGTTCGAGGCTGAATTGGATTTATCTTTGACCAATCCTGAGGAATTCGAAGTGACATCCCATACGGACTTCAATGAAGAATCTGCCTATGGTCTCCTTCAAAATCATGCCAAAAAGGTTGTGGACAGTCAGGTATTTACAAATGCATAAAGGAACGAGCCTGGACGACATCGTTCAGGCTCATTTTTTGGAGTTTCCTTTGAGAAATTCGATTACTTCATGAAAAGGCTGATTCTCCTTTACCCGTTCAAATTGACTAAATGGACATCCCAGTTTTGAAAAACGGCTCAAAACTTCTTCCATCGTAAACTGCTCCGGGGTTAATTCTTCGTTTACTTCATTCCACCACAGCGGGGCAGCAACAAGAGCTTTGTCGTTCCCTCTTAAAGAATAGGGTGCAATAATCGTTTTCCCTTCAGCGTGCTGGATGTAATCTACATACAGACGCCCCTTTCTATTTTTTTTCATCCGTTCAATCGTGAAATCATCGGGATAATTGGATACAAGGTAATGAGCGATGAATTCAGTGAATATACCTGTGTCCTTCCATGAGTATCCGGCTGGAATAGGGATATAGATCTGGAGCCCTTTGTTTCCTGATGTTTTCACGAAGCTCTTTAATTTCAAACCTTCGAACAACTCCTTCATGATGAGGGCTGCCTTGACCGCCAAAGGAAATTGTTCCCGGCTTGGGGGATCCAAATCAAATACGATTTCATTGACGTCACGCTGTTCCGTTTTCTGAAAAGGTATGTGAAATTCCAATGCGAGTTGATTTCCAAGCCACATCAGACTCTCCAGTTCATTGCAAACAATGTATTCGATCCCGTCTTGTACATGTGTTTCAATATAATCGGGCGCATAATCGGGAACGTTCTTCTGATAAAAGGACTCTCCAAACATCCCATGGGGATATCGAATACAGGTCAATGGACGATTGTGGAGAAAAGGCAGCATGGAAACTGATATCCTGCGAAGGTACCTGATATAATCCAACTTTGTAAGTCGTGGTTCTTCCCATAGAGGTTTGTCAGGATGTGTGATTTCCACGCTTTGAGGTATACTGGCTTCATTTTGGAGGAATTGTTCCAGCGTACATTCTTCAGGACGGGAAGCGAACTTGAACTCATGAAAATGCGGTTCCCTTAATTGCTCTTCATACCAATTTAAGTATAATACCTCCACACAAATTGCCGGTTCAATATAATAATGACTGCCTTCTTTCCGGGAATGATTTTCTTTTATGATTTCTTTTAGTGTTCTTTTTTCACTTGGAGAAATGCCAAAATGAAATAAACCGATTTTTTTAATCTTTTCTTCATCAAAAACGCCGATATGAAAATAATCGTTATTTACATCGACTGACGTGACAAAACACAGGCATTTTTTCCAATTCTTTATTTTAAGCCACGAGGAACTCCGTTTACCTTCTTCCCACTTACTTTCTGAAAGCTTGGCGACTACACCCTCACCTTCTTCACTTGTCACACCACTCCATACCTTATTCCAATCGGTAAAGAAAGGAATCATTTGAATGACGGCGGGGTTGGCCGGGTCAGGTTTCAATGGTAGATCAAGGGTGGAGCATATATCCTCTAATTCCTTTTTGCGCTTAGTATATGATTGGCTGCTCCAGAGCTCATTCCCGCTTTGTATAAGGTCGAAAGCCAAAAACTTTACAGGTCTTGCAGATGATGTTTCTTTGATTTTTTGTTTGTTCTTCATCCTTCCCCTGATTTGAAGTTCGAAAAATTCACTGCTGTATGATGAACGCAGAAGGACAATTTCACCATCCAGCACAAGTGGGAGGGAAGGTGGAGAAGCGGCCTCCAATAATTCCGCTGCATATTCTTTAATCTCAGGGAAATGAGTTAAGAGATCTTTGTTGTTCCTGCTGGTCAATGATATTCCTTCAATGGTATCAATCTTTAAAATTCCCCTGAACCCATCATATTTAACTTCATAATTCCATTTTCCTTGTTTGGGGATTTCCTCTGTAAGAGTGGGCAGCATCGGTTTCATATACATCACCTTGACTATTTTTGTATAGTGTAGCCTCGATCACCTGCGATTATTTCCAATTGTTTATGTGAATGAAGCTTAATAAGTAATTAAAAGATAAAGTTAACAGGATTTAGTATACAAAAAGGAGGGTATTGTAATGCATACCATATGGAAAGGTTCCATAAGTTTCGGATTGGTAAATATTCCAATCAAGCTGCACTCAGCCACCGAAGATCGTGATATTAAGCTTCGATCTCTTCATAAGGAATGTCACACGCCGATCAAATATGAAAAAGTCTGCCCGGTCTGTGATAAAGAAATTGATCACAATGACATCGTTAAGGGTTATGAGGTAACGAAAGGGAAATTTGTGGTATTGGAAGAAGATGAGCTGGCTCAAATTAAAGAAGCAAATGCAGAAAAAACGGTCGAAATTTTAGATTTTATTAAAATCGACGAAATCGATCCCATTTTCTATGACAGAAGCTACTTTGTTTCACCGAATGACGGAGGGAAAAAAGCTTATTCACTTCTGCGAAAAGCCTTAGTGTCTTCTGGTAAAGTAGGCATCGCAAAAATTACGATGAGATCAAAAGAACAATTATCAGTCGTAAGGGTTTATGAGAACACGTTAGTGATGGAGACGATTCATTACCCTGACGAAGTAAGGACTTCTAAAGATGTACCAAATGTACCTGAGAGCGATGAAATCTCAGAAAAAGAACTGGAGACGGCTACAATGCTCATTGAACAACTGACATCAGAATTTCAGCCGGAGAATTATCATGATGAATACCGTGAGCGGCTGAGTCAGTTGATTGAATCCAAGCAAACAGGTGAAAAGATCGTTACTGCAAAAGAAAAGGATCCGAAAGAAAATGTAACGGACTTAATGGCAGCCCTTCAAGCTTCAATTGATTCGACCAAGCCAGAAAAAGCAGAAAAGCCGGATAAGAAAAAAACCACAAAAAAGAAAGCGCCAAAAAAGAAGGCAACAACAAAGAAAAAAGCGCAATAATCCAAATGAAAGGGAAGGAGATCCACATTGGAGGAAAGACATTTAAAAAAGGCTGTATTCTTCATTATTTCTTTAATCTGTCTAGGGTTCTTTACATGGGGCTTTGTTTCCATTCTGGAAGAGTGGAAAGAGAATGAGATTGCGGGATTTGATAATGGAGTTTTCAATGTGGTTCACGGGTTCATTTCTCCCAAACTGACTACATTGATGACTTCCATTACGTTTATGGGTGGAGTGAAGTGGCTGAGTATCAGTACAATTGGACTCGTCATTGTATTGGTATTCATGAAAAAGTATCCTCTCGCTTTATTTTTGACATTGACAGTCAGCCTGGGAGCGGGTTTTAATTGGCTGTTAAAATGGATATTCAAACGGGACAGGCCTGATATTGAAGCCCTCATCGAGCAGGGGGGGTACAGCTTTCCAAGCGGTCACTCGATGGGTTCCTTCATTTTTTACGGCGCTGTGGCGTTTATGTTATATCGTGCACTGGACAGGGCTGTATTTAAGTGGCTGAGCGTACTTGCCTTATCAGTGCTGATTCTTTTTATCGGAATCAGCAGGGTATATTTAGGGGTTCATTATCCGAGTGATATCGTTGGGGGATTTTCAGCCGGAGGAGGCTGGCTGACTCTCTGCATAGCCGTTTATATCTATTTCTACAAACGAAGTGATTGGAAATATGTTGATGAATGAAAAGACCTGAAACGGGGAATCCCGTTTCAGGTCTTTGTTTCTTATCGGTATACTGAATGCTTACCTTTTAAAATAGGTTAAAGATATATGGGCCGAAGGAAGTGACGTAAAGAAGGATGTATACGCCCATAAAATAAAATACTCCGCCAAATGTACCCCAATCCGGATTTCTGCCAATCTTCCAGATCAGAGCGGACAGCAAGGTGATGACTATGATACCTACATACCCGCTTCCTGTAAATGTAAGGTATTCGGGAGCTGCAAAATAAAAGTATCCATTCAAGGCTTTATTCATGAAAGTAAGGGGCATGACCAGGAAAATAAGTATCGAAGCATATTCAACCCAATTAATGCCTTCTTTTTCAAAGATGTTCGGTTTTAACATATAAAGAAGGATCAGCAGGAATAATGAAGGGAGCACCCAATAGAAGGATGTCAGGATGGTGATCACACTGCTGAATATCATCATTATACTGTTATTGACAGCTTCTTTTACGTTTCGCTGGTTGAGTTCAACACTTGCTGAGATGACTTCACGGTCCTGCGACGCACCAAACAGTTCATACATATCTCCATCATAGTCAAGCCAGGCGATACTTTTTTGAGTCAACTGAAACGGAAGATAGGAATAGTGTTTGGTCGTTCCCAGCGGTTCAGCCTGTAACCTCGATGCATCTTCTAAAGGGGCCAAATATACGCTCACTGCGTTATGGTCACTGACTTTATGGCCTTCAGACGTGAAGAGGATGGAATTCTTTCCATCAATCATCACTAATTTTGCAGAACGCGGCCCCTGCAGCATCTCACCTGAATCTGTATTAAGAAACTTAAGGCTTTCAGGTTTGAGTGCGCCTTTTCCGATTTCGTCCAATGAGGATTCCAGTTTCATGATTTTATAGCTTAAAACACCTTGAGCTCTCATTTCCTCATTATAAAGGACTGTCAGAGTATTGTTTTCTACTCCATAGGTAAGGCCGTCAATATGTTGATTCGTTGAGATGTTGACCGTTGCAAAAGGTTCACCTACTATTTTCTCATTTTCATCCATATAATGTAGAACAGCTGTATTATTATTAAGTTGTTCCTGAACAATCGCACTGCCGTTATTTCCTTGATAAACATCCATTATATTTTTAGAAAACACTTGGAGGCTCTTGCTGGATAAATCGGCTGGATTCAATGTGAACAGCTCATTGTCCACCCAGTAATAGATTTTATTGCTCGCTGTACTCAAGCCGGCAGCATTCTCTGAAATGACGACATCCTTGTTGTCTTCAGTTGCTACCAATTGTCCTGATTTCATTTGAATAAAGACAGAACCGTCAGTCCAGAAAGGGTGGCCCCGCGTTATTTTCGTATTCTGGACAGAATCCTGAGTGATATTGAACTGATCATCAAATGCAAGCTGCCGCACTTTTCCTTCATCTGTTAAGAAAAGGCTGCCGTTGTTGAAGAATGCCTGAGGACGTTCTTCAGATGTGAATCCCAACGGAACCGAACGGCTCCATTCCGGTTGAGGCTGTTTCTTGACCTCCAATAATTGGTGGATAAACAGTGCACCCAAAAGCAGTAAGATGATCATCAAAGGCACACCGAATGACTTTAGTTTTTCTTTCACCAAAATCCCCCTCAATCTTTCTCTATCTATTTTGATTTCAATTTAGAATTTTACCACAATTCAATCATATTAGCACCAAATATTTCCTTTGATGAAGACTTTATTTTTTTGCTGGGATCCAGTCAAAATTCGCAAAGACAAGGGAGTGGATCATTATGTTCTCACCCGAAAAGATGATGTACTTTCAATTGTTTTCAGGCGAACATCTTTTGACCTTATTATTGTTTGTGCTGTTTGCTTCAGGAATCTTATGGTGCTTCTCGAGATATACAGACTTTAAATGGCTGGGGACCATACTTGCGGGTACTTTATGTATTTCCGAAACCAGCTATCAGATTTGGATGGCATACCATGGGCTATGGGCGATCCAGACAGCGCTGCCCCTGCAACTTTGCAGCATCAGTACATTTATAGGCATATATTTGTATTTCAAACGTAACAGCAGGTTGTTTTACCTTTTTCTCTATATAGGTTTTATTCCTCCCATTTTGGCACTGATCACTCCTGACAATCCTTATTCCTTTCCCCATTTTCGATATATAAAATATTTCATTCATCACATGGCAATTCCACTTATGGTCCTGTATTTATTTTATTTTGACCATTATCCGCTTCGGAAGAGATCCATACTTTATGGCTTTGGCCTGTTGAATTGTTTAGCGGTGCCCATTTACATCTTGAATAAATTAATCGGGTCTAACTATTTCTTTTTGTCCGGGCCGCCTGAAGGAAACACTCCTTTATTATGGTTCGGTGATGGGATCGTTTATATTTTCAACTTGGAAATTGCTGCGTTATTCGTTTTTTCATTGAATTACCTGATGTTTAAAATGCTGGCCGGCAGAAGAAAGAATCAAAAAATGTCAAGGCTTAGGAGCCATGAAACGAATGAAACGTAAAAAGTTATCTTTTATTGTTGACAAAACCAGAGAGAGGAATTACAATGATATTGAAAATCATTCTCAATGAAAACACAAGAGTTTCCCCCTCTTTCTTTTTATATTCGAGAATGGTTCATGATTACCCCCCTTTAATAAATCGTAAAGACAATCCCGGAGTGCAAAGCTCCGGGATTTTCTTTTTTTCTTCTGAAAAGAGGGAAGTTATTGCAATTCACTGTCACCTGTCGTAAATTGTAAAAGAATGTTCACATCGGAATGATAAAGGAGTGATAAGAGAGTGAATGAAAAAGAAGATAAACGGTTTCATATCGCTCATCGCGAAGCTTTAATCGGAATTGGGCTTGTTGTGATAAATTTTTTATGGTGGTACGGCTTTGCGTTCGGACTTGGCGGGGGTCCTGTTACAGAATATGACTGGATCCTGGGGATGCCAGCGTGGTTCTTTTATAGCTGTATTGCAGGTTTCCTGCTGATGGTTATGTTAGTGGTATTGGTTGTAAGATATATGCTTACAGATATCCCTTTTGATGGAGATGAGGGGGATTATCATGAATAGTATGGCATTGATTCCCATGATTGTATTTTTGATCATCATTTTTATTGTTGGGGTCTATTCCTCAAGGAAGATCGGCAAAGCAGATTCTTTCGTACAGGATTACTTCCTGGGCAGCAGGCAGCTTGGCGGTTTCATTCTGGCTATGACCATGATTGCTACATATGGAAGTGCAAGCAGTTTCATCGGCGGTCCCGGTGCAGCGTATTCATATGGTTTATCATGGGTGCTTCTTGCAATGTCTCAAGTCGTAACCGGCTACTTCGTCCTTCTTGTACTCGGTAAAAAGTTTGCGATCATGTCACGTAAATACAATGCTGTGACGTTGGTCGATTACTTGCAGGGCCGATATCGAAATCATTACATAACGATTCTTTCCGCTCTAAGCATCATGATCTTCCTTTTTTCCGCGATGATTGCGCAGTGGGTCGGGGGAGCTAGATTAATAGAATCGCTAACAGGTCTGTCCTATAAGAGCGCATTATTTCTATTTGCCGTTTCAGTGCTTGTTTATGTCATCATCGGAGGATTCAGGGCTGTGGCCGTCACCGATGCGATACAAGGGGTCGTAATGCTTGGAGGTACGATCATCTTACTGATTGCAACGATCATAGCAGGAGGCGGCATGGAAAATATCATGATGGATCTAAAAGCGGAAAATCCCAATCTCTTAAGCCCGAATGGTGCAAATGGAGAGTTGAGTGCCAGGTATATTTCATCCTTTTGGATCCTCGTAGGGGTTGGGGTTATCGGTCTTCCTCAAGTTGCTGTCAGGGCCATGAGTTATAAAAATTCACGCTCCATGCACAGGGCCCTGATCATCGGTACGATTGTAGTCGGTTCGATTATGCTCGGAATGCATTTAATCGGGGTTCTTGCACGTGCGGTGATGCCCGGAGTGGAGGTTGCCGATAAAGTCATGCCGCTGCTTGCCTTGGAAGTACTCCCTCCGTGGCTTGCAGGCATCGTACTTGCCGCCCCGATGGCTGCCATCATGTCTACAGTCGATTCCCTTTTGTTGATTGTTTCTTCTGCCATCGTCAAAGATCTTTATATGAATTTCATAAATAAAGATGCAGGGGAAAAAAAAGTGAAAAAAATGAGCTTCCTTGTGACATCCATCACCGGGATTGCTGTATTCCTTATGGCTTTAAGTCCACCAGAGTTAATCATCTGGCTGAATCTATTTTCCTTTGGAGGCTTGGAAGCGGTGTTTATCTGGCCGATTGTGCTCGGTCTATACTGGAAGACTGGAAATGCCTATGGAGCGCTGGCCTCCATGCTGTCGGGATTGATTTCATATATCTTATTTCACAGCTTCCTCCCAAACTACCTGGATATGCACACCGTCGTATTCCCGATACTCATATCCTTTTTCATGTATATAACAGTTTCGTTGATGACAAAACAAAAATTATTAAATTAGAGTGTTTGAAGAGAGATTCCATAAGTCCATTAGAGGAATCTCTCTTCTTTTATTTAAAGGAAAATGATAGAAGAAGATAGAATTCTAAAGAAGGGGTGAGGAAAATGAGTTGGAAGCTGACAAAATATAAAGATATAAATGGTTTTTACAGCCGTATATATCCGTTTCTTTTAAAGAAGGAAGCAGAAAATAATCTGCCACTTGGACTGTTGAATAGTATCAAAACGGGTAACAAATATAAAAACCCTCTTCTTATAAGCATAGAGGGGGAGGGATCCCAGGTGAAGGGTGTATTCATTATGACACCTCCGCATCATTTGGTGACAGTTCTTGAAGTGGATGAGAAAGATTACCGCACCGTTGCAGAAGAATTGAATAAACTTCTTAGTGAGGAAGGAATTACCGTGCCGGGATTTGTTTGCGAAAAGGCTGCCGCACAAAAATTGACCGAAGTCTGGTGCGGGCTTAAAGGCTGCCATTACGAAATCGGGATGAATCAGCGAATATATAAATTGGATCATGTAAATGACATTGCATCCCCTGAAGGCAGATTGGTGACGCCCAAGGAGGAAAATCTCCAGCTGCTGACAGAATGGATAGCAGCTTTTACGATTGAAACCGGGG
This Bacillus sp. Marseille-Q1617 DNA region includes the following protein-coding sequences:
- a CDS encoding NCS2 family permease, producing the protein MKERKGIFQLKDHDTSFKQEIMAGAIGYFTIVYIIAVNALILSEAGIPFEGAVMATILASFVGCLVMAFWANAPILLVPGMGINAMFTFTLVKSSGLTWQEALAVVVVSGILFMIIAFTKLSKVLSEAIPKTLKEAITVGLGMFLMFIGLEKGGLIQRGDSALITIGDFGELKVLATVLTFLVTIFLFIRNVKGQFLWSIAFGTMLGFIFGIEPSISGSTFHLSEYGQVFGQISFDAVLEIPFWIAVFSVTMVLVFENIGLIHGHVDMIGQPQKYPKAFQANAFSAFTSGFFGTSPTVSTVESAAAMTAGGRTGLTSLTTGVLFLGSVLFIPYLKWIPDHAIAPILIIIGGLMIQNIRHMDLRDLTEAFPAIFIIAMIPFTYSIADGIAIGFIMYPILKMATGKAREVSIPLYIIAGLFLMNFFVHSIH
- a CDS encoding EAL and HDOD domain-containing protein — encoded protein: MEVFVARQPIFDVNEEKAAYELLYRQSQLNMFPDIDGDTATADVIINSFLNIGIDSLSSGKPCFINFTENLLKLRVPTYFNPREIVVEILESVEPSRGVVEICLELKKLGYKIALDDFIFNESNPFSKELMRTADFIKVDFQATTEEMRRNIEVLSNLLGYKMIAEKVETELQYKEARQKGYHYFQGYFFSKPKIIASHDVPVYFHSYYSIIQSLEMSEPSIDVISGLIEQDLSLSYKLLKLINSPAYRPKHKIHSIRQAIVLLGLMEIKRWIYVLAVREQVAHRRKLENEVITLCLTRAKMCELAAKKVKGPVNTSSYFLAGMFSLMDTILSVPMMQILEDLPLNDEICDALIGKSNELKDMLELVISIEKADWVDLDKKMSSLNLTEQDISESYQQACQWAEELLTQELTH
- the dapF gene encoding diaminopimelate epimerase, with the translated sequence MKLNLIKCHGSGNDFLLIDEISNRYSFTEEARQNLAISLCDRQKGLGADGILFVLDSMRCDAVMRVFNADGSEASMCGNGLRCVGRYVCELLDKEEIVIETMKADLRVAAAPAIYDDIPTYNVEISPVYFDLDKVPMNMNFSQVIDQKIPEISDRLHFTVLAVPNPHLISIVDADTIISNEQKMISETVNGPNNLFPDGVNVSFVHTLEKGSIYVRTFERGVGFTNACGTAMSASSLVTCLLGQNGFGDKIDVYNNGGKVRVVVNRKENGEYFMELIGNATYMFEAELDLSLTNPEEFEVTSHTDFNEESAYGLLQNHAKKVVDSQVFTNA
- a CDS encoding DNA ligase D, giving the protein MKPMLPTLTEEIPKQGKWNYEVKYDGFRGILKIDTIEGISLTSRNNKDLLTHFPEIKEYAAELLEAASPPSLPLVLDGEIVLLRSSYSSEFFELQIRGRMKNKQKIKETSSARPVKFLAFDLIQSGNELWSSQSYTKRKKELEDICSTLDLPLKPDPANPAVIQMIPFFTDWNKVWSGVTSEEGEGVVAKLSESKWEEGKRSSSWLKIKNWKKCLCFVTSVDVNNDYFHIGVFDEEKIKKIGLFHFGISPSEKRTLKEIIKENHSRKEGSHYYIEPAICVEVLYLNWYEEQLREPHFHEFKFASRPEECTLEQFLQNEASIPQSVEITHPDKPLWEEPRLTKLDYIRYLRRISVSMLPFLHNRPLTCIRYPHGMFGESFYQKNVPDYAPDYIETHVQDGIEYIVCNELESLMWLGNQLALEFHIPFQKTEQRDVNEIVFDLDPPSREQFPLAVKAALIMKELFEGLKLKSFVKTSGNKGLQIYIPIPAGYSWKDTGIFTEFIAHYLVSNYPDDFTIERMKKNRKGRLYVDYIQHAEGKTIIAPYSLRGNDKALVAAPLWWNEVNEELTPEQFTMEEVLSRFSKLGCPFSQFERVKENQPFHEVIEFLKGNSKK
- a CDS encoding Ku protein, which produces MHTIWKGSISFGLVNIPIKLHSATEDRDIKLRSLHKECHTPIKYEKVCPVCDKEIDHNDIVKGYEVTKGKFVVLEEDELAQIKEANAEKTVEILDFIKIDEIDPIFYDRSYFVSPNDGGKKAYSLLRKALVSSGKVGIAKITMRSKEQLSVVRVYENTLVMETIHYPDEVRTSKDVPNVPESDEISEKELETATMLIEQLTSEFQPENYHDEYRERLSQLIESKQTGEKIVTAKEKDPKENVTDLMAALQASIDSTKPEKAEKPDKKKTTKKKAPKKKATTKKKAQ
- a CDS encoding phosphatase PAP2 family protein — its product is MEERHLKKAVFFIISLICLGFFTWGFVSILEEWKENEIAGFDNGVFNVVHGFISPKLTTLMTSITFMGGVKWLSISTIGLVIVLVFMKKYPLALFLTLTVSLGAGFNWLLKWIFKRDRPDIEALIEQGGYSFPSGHSMGSFIFYGAVAFMLYRALDRAVFKWLSVLALSVLILFIGISRVYLGVHYPSDIVGGFSAGGGWLTLCIAVYIYFYKRSDWKYVDE